The Silurus meridionalis isolate SWU-2019-XX chromosome 6, ASM1480568v1, whole genome shotgun sequence genome contains the following window.
GAAGGACATAGTGGGACTGGTGGATGACAAAGTGTGTAAAAACTGTCCACTTCGAAGCCTTGAAGCGTTGGAGGAGCAGTGCCTGAAATATGACACTGTTGTGATTAAAGGAGTACGTGTTTTGGACATAAATGTCTTAGCTCCTTTGATAATGGACCCCTTGCTTGATCTGAAAGTTGTCCACTTGGTGCGGGACCCCCGAGCTATGGCCAACTCCAGAATCAAATCCAAGCACGGCCTGATTCGCGAGAACCTCCAGGTGATTCGGAGCAGGGACCCGATGATGCGTCACATACCGATGGCTTTCCACAACCCCAAAGGCTTCCGGAGAGACGCTGACTACCATGCTGTCACGGCCATGGAAGTGATTTGCGAGCACATGTCCAAGACTCTGAATACTGTCCTCAGACGTCCCGACTGGCTCAAAGGAAAGTACTTTCTTGTGCGATACGAGGACTTAGTGGAAAACCCAATCAGGACCTTGAAGCAGGTTTACGGCTTTGTAAACCTGACAGCGAGTCATGACATGGAAGCTTTTGTCATGAACATGACTAGTGGTCGCAGTAACTCTGCCCTGCCTTTTCAAGTTTCGTCCAGGAACGCGACTATGGCTGCCAGCTCCTGGAGAACCGTTCTCAACCTGCAGCAAATTCGTCAGGCGGAGGACTACTGCCGTCATGCCATGTCTGTACTTGGATATGTACGTGCTCGGACAATGTGGGAGGTGAGGGACTTGAAGAAGAGTTTATTAACCTTACCCAAGGTCTGAAACTCAAACTTTCGATAAATGAAGTAATTGGAATTGtttcatgatttattttctgGTATTGTTTTGACCAAAACAAAATTTGTTGTCTTAAACTGTGCCAGGATATCAACTCAGGAATCTGAGATTGCTTCAGAATACATTTCTTGATAAATGTGTGATGCCTCAAGGCTTTTGGCGTAAACAAAATGGAAACTTACTGGTTTGTGGGAAATTTACCATATTGATTTTATGCCTtttgatattaatattaagatCGTGCagggaatattttttttacttatgttaCAGACTAATGTTTTCCTTGGGGTTTGGGGTCCATTTCTAATGTCTGTACCGCAGCAAACAATGTGTacttgtttttggtttgttataatgggaaaatatttttaagtgcCTTGTtcggggggtgggggtgggggggtttcGGGGGGTGAGTGGGGGAGCGAGTGTGGGGAATAGATCATTGGTTGTaatgaaggacaaaaaaaaatcacaaacaataaaaaaagaaaccttttttattacacatatttactcaacatttctgtttgcactgacaaaaaaacagtgaaagcAATTTTTATCCTTTCCACTAAATCCACCCATTATTTtcataaacactaaataaagtCCAGGATGGAAAATAAGGAGCGATGATGCTAAACCAAGATGATTCTAGCGAaaccattttttgtttttatattgttcaAAAATCCCTCTTAATGTAGTCCTTCATCCTCTCCCAGCACAAACTCTGTCAGCTATCCGACTATAGTGACTAAAGAAAGTAGGAGGATTAGATTTTCTCCTCAGGGACGCTCTGACTTCAGAGTGCTGAAGGATTCACAAAAGTAGTGAAGTATGTCAGGGAAATAGTACGAATAGCGGCTGCGCTTAATAGGAACACAGTATTCAGCGAGGACATTAAGTGGACACAGAAGGACCTCGAATGGGGACCCGATGGATCTCTGAGTGAAACCTTGGCAACTGCATTGGCTTCCTGCCATCTCTTCTGTTTTACTCTCTCTTGCACTCAAAGGCTCAAATCAGAGGAAGATTGTGGGAGTTTAAAATGAAATCGGTTGACAGCGTTTTGGTCACAAGATCTCAGTCTTCGAATGTTACACTTATTGGGATGTACATCTGCTGGTTTGTTATCTTTGGCAAGAAAAACAGTCGCATGCTGAATGGCGACCtgttgtaatgtgtgtgtgtgaatgaggtgAAGGGCAAACGCTGATGGTCGATGTTTTATTTGGAAGAAAAACAGGCGAGGGGGGATCGATTATAGTCCCCCAACAAGCTTTTCTTTGGACACATTTCTGgctactcccattaggggtcaccacagcagatcctctGTTTCTATATCGCTTTAAAGATATTTTGTCCTCTACAACTACCTCTTTccaaccaaccacctgcatgtcttcccttatcATGTCCTTAAACCctttccttggccttcctctttttctcctgcctgGCAACTCTATCCTCAGTATTCTTCTACCGATAAGAATCTATCCCACAATAGGGGTAAATATCACAGTCATGGCAACCCTGGTATAGTGAGTTTCTTTGACACTGAAAAATGTGGAGGAGCTGCACTGAACTTTCTTGCCTTCTATTTTTGGACTGTTGTTAGGTGCACACATGAAGAAATATCTGTATGACACTTTTATGGTAAATgtattctacatttttttttatggctagAATTGCTCTCATTGTTCTTTTAaaaaggactgtggtgagacctgcgatgttgtatggtttaaagacagtggcattgagtaaaagacaggaagtggagctggaggtagcagagctgaagatgttgaggttttcgttgggagtgatgacgatagacaggattagaaatgagtttattagagggacagcgcatgtaggacgttttgcagacaaggtgagggaggtgtgcttgagatggtttggacatgttcagaggaggaacatggggtatatcagtagaagaattctgaggatggagccaccaggaaggaggaaaagaggaagaccaaggaggaggttaatggatgtggtgagggaagacatgcaggtagtttgtgtgaaataggcagatgtagaggacgggggggtatggagatggatgatccgctgtggcgccccctaatgggagaacaCGAAAGAAGTTCTTTTACATGCAAATGTTAATTAATTAGAAGATTTTCACACAAACAGACAACAGTTCTATTAGTCAGTCCATCTGATTTATTCAGTAACATTCTGTGGCACTGAACTATTTTCGAAATAGTATCTCTGCTTTGACTTTTTTCACTGCATTTCCTCATCCTGGTTTTTGAAAATAACCCTTTGCTTCCTCCACCTCTATGCTGCCCGATAAATTCTCAGGACTGATATCAGTTGGATGTCTAGATTTCATCTGGTGTGCAAGAtgtcaagataaaaaaaagaagtgtattTCCTGTGTAAAGGTTGATTCTAGGACAAagcaaaagcaaacaaatgacAATGAACTGACTCGGGCCAATATTAGACGTCAATGGATGTCTTTCAGTCAGTACTCAATGGGAAAATTTCAGGAATCTGCAACAGGTTACTAAACAGTTGGCAAGTAATTTTTGCCAACACTGGCATTTTAACCGAAGagcttattcacacacacacacacacaagagaagctggtgttggatatATGATGAtttcaaatgttgagctattttataagttgctcttTAGCTCCTGCTTTCATAATCTCAACTGAtagtataagactgtagaaagaaaatTGCTCATAATTtcacactctggtgctcatgttagttcttaaTCTcctgtgttctgtattgttttgctcatcagggataaacacacaccattcaccctAACTCTTaaattgtgtaaagctgctttgaggcaatgtcttgtgaaaagcgctatagaaataaatgtgacTTGATGTGACACAATCAGCGGCTTCTCACAAGGTGGTCAGTCTGGTTTTGTTCCGTGTGCGGTGAGGTATtattgaacaaaaaacaaaaccgaCAAAGTTTAGTTCTAAAACGAACACACCCTGTGTTCCTAATAGTTCAAAGCACTGCGCATGTAATTTGCACCATGATTCCAAGCAAGCTGTGGCAAGTATCATCCCTAACAAACCGGGATGTGCTGTAACGTATAGAAAACACAGCTACCTGATATTGTGCAGATCCCCCTAAAACAGCATCGGCCAATTAAGGCCTGaactccacaagacctctgaatGAGTTCTGTGTTATCTGGCAGCAGATTCTTGAAGGTCCTGTAAGTTGTGAAGTAGGCCCTTCATGGATCAAACTTGTTGTCCAGcacagatttgaaattggtGGCCGATTCAACACCTTGATTTATTGGTCCTCAAATCACCATTTTTGTTGGTTGGTCTGAAGTGTAACTTGGTCAGCAATAATGTGTAGGTAGGTGGTACAGGTCCACACACCCAAATGAGTGCCAGCACTTAAGGTTTTCTAGCAGAACATCACTGAAGAATCACACTGCCTCCACTGGATTGCCTTCTGTACCCGGGTACCATTTCTTCGCCAGATAAGCAACACATGTGCACCCAGCCATCCAcataatgtaaaagaaaacaagattTATTAAACCAGGCCATCGTTTTCCACCGCTCCATGatccagttctgatgctcacTTAAAATGTTTCACAATTTCAGTTCACTCTTTTGTAAGCtgtgactttttaaaaattgctACGTAACAGGCTGTCCAGGAGCATGAACGCCTCTAAACACCACCGTTCCTCAAAATATGCTGGCCATCTGCACCGTCCCAGATGTGGCCACAGAGTTGCCATGGTGATGTGTCCAAAAAGAAACAGATGGTGGTCATGTTttgggaagagaaaaaaagaagcctGGGTCCTCACACAGGAAGGGCTTTATTGATATGATATGAAAATGTGATGAATAGCCAGAGTTATAAGGAGCACGGACATGAACTTCCATGCTGCTCGCTCATGAGCTTCATTAGCAGCTCGTCCAAAGTGCACCTGAAGAATCGTTGTATGATGAACAGATTTATTATTCACATACTTATTAATTCCTCCGGTTTACTTGCTTGGTGCAGAAAAGTACTGAAGTCTGAATTGTCCCACGCCACTTTGCCTACTGcaccaagaaaacaaaaatacaaaaagaacgGATGAATAAACACCCTGAACTTGATATCTCCATGGTAGATGGAGTAACAAGagacatgatttttttaaccacaACTGTGTAGTTGGTAGCATATGCCCCAGGGTGTGCTGTTCCCTATTAA
Protein-coding sequences here:
- the chst2a gene encoding carbohydrate sulfotransferase 2a isoform X1; this encodes MKKKPFFPKPSWDKAFGKKPRTYCRSNTRIIANPGLVIKVLLQKKIIVFLAYFVLVALTMLNLANYKWANETQPCSLQVSNNLNSKSRLNLHLLYNSPQVRRRQLVYVLTTWRSGSSFFGELFNQNPGVFFLYEPLWHIWQKLYPGDALTLQGAERDMLSALYRCDFSIFQMYNTELGKNISTQDIFGAPFNKVICSYPLCSYYRKDIVGLVDDKVCKNCPLRSLEALEEQCLKYDTVVIKGVRVLDINVLAPLIMDPLLDLKVVHLVRDPRAMANSRIKSKHGLIRENLQVIRSRDPMMRHIPMAFHNPKGFRRDADYHAVTAMEVICEHMSKTLNTVLRRPDWLKGKYFLVRYEDLVENPIRTLKQVYGFVNLTASHDMEAFVMNMTSGRSNSALPFQVSSRNATMAASSWRTVLNLQQIRQAEDYCRHAMSVLGYVRARTMWEVRDLKKSLLTLPKV
- the chst2a gene encoding carbohydrate sulfotransferase 2a isoform X2, with the protein product MKKKPFFPKPSWDKAFGKKPRTYCRSNTRIIANPGLVIKVLLQKKIIVFLAYFVLVALTMLNLANYKWANETQPCSLQVSNNLNSKSRLNLHLLYNSPQVRRRQLVYVLTTWRSGSSFFGELFNQNPGVFFLYEPLWHIWQKLYPGDALTLQGAERDMLSALYRKDIVGLVDDKVCKNCPLRSLEALEEQCLKYDTVVIKGVRVLDINVLAPLIMDPLLDLKVVHLVRDPRAMANSRIKSKHGLIRENLQVIRSRDPMMRHIPMAFHNPKGFRRDADYHAVTAMEVICEHMSKTLNTVLRRPDWLKGKYFLVRYEDLVENPIRTLKQVYGFVNLTASHDMEAFVMNMTSGRSNSALPFQVSSRNATMAASSWRTVLNLQQIRQAEDYCRHAMSVLGYVRARTMWEVRDLKKSLLTLPKV